A DNA window from Drosophila pseudoobscura strain MV-25-SWS-2005 chromosome 2, UCI_Dpse_MV25, whole genome shotgun sequence contains the following coding sequences:
- the LOC4801078 gene encoding ribosomal RNA processing protein 36 homolog: MEMSSRESASDSEPESVVVSEDESQSAIRQDLKGMSFEEIMQLKEELGAKVYKEAVLGSKSAPAKQRKTKTDLKRLNKNRPREMSSRRQVPFLGAEHRVERKKEVELRDPRFDEKSGDYNIETFKKNYKFVTKIRDKEVGQLKKQLDQVADAEEKKKIKHTMQRLINKNVEDKRWHIKQHSLKKERDYIQKSHNEGQQPHYLTKKERRAKELVAQFELLKSTGKLNKHLEKRRKKNAAKDRKRIGID, encoded by the exons ATGGAGATGTCTTCTAGAGAGTCCGCGTCAGACTCGGAGCCGGAGTCGGTAGTAGTCAGTGAAGATGAAAGTCAG TCGGCCATTCGCCAAGATCTTAAGGGCATGTCCTTCGAGGAGATTATGCAGCTCAAGGAAGAGCTGGGCGCCAAGGTCTACAAGGAAGCAGTGCTGGGCAGCAAGAGCGCGCCGGCAAAgcaacgaaaaacaaaaacagaccTCAAACGTCTCAACAAAAATCGTCCGCGTGAGATGAGTTCCAGACGACAGGTTCCCTTCCTTGGCGCTGAGCACCGCGTAGAGCGCAAAAAAGAAGTTGAGCTGCGGGATCCACGATTCGATGAAAAGTCGGGAGACTACAACATTGAAACCTTCAAGAAAAACTACAAGTTTGTGACGAAAATACGCGACAAGGAAGTTGGCCAGCTGAAGAAGCAACTGGACCAAGTGGCTGATGCtgaggagaagaagaaaatcAAGCACACCATGCAAAGGCTCATCAACAAAAATGTGGAGGACAAGCGGTGGCACATCAAGCAACATTCCTTGAAGAAGGAGCGCGACTACATCCAAAAGTCCCACAACGAAGGACAGCAACCTCACTATCTCACCAAGA AGGAACGGCGTGCCAAAGAGCTGGTGGCCCAGTTCGAGCTTCTGAAGAGCACCGGAAAGCTGAACAAGCATTTGGAGAAGAGGCGGAAGAAGAATGCTGCCAAGGACAGAAAGCGGATTGGCATAGATTAG
- the LOC4801079 gene encoding transmembrane protein 26, which produces MAKIISTIKAILTRIIFSAHSLLAIWQVTTFKDDIIYWTLCGPLLLLLLEGIFTIMIKKTQEWRWFCPSVFLYLSSIVPAIWLLELDKIERRLQIINASLTSSNATSPNPNNFSSPSSSLISGPSGSSNSSGMDPVADLLDDAGIKLPVISADTWTTLIEQFLMLILIVGRWLLPKGDLTRDQLSQLLLVYIGTAADIIEFFDSYKDDSIARIGFLVYLTLGIWSWSLMQFTIVLSATRGRRPRGSGSHQKEEHTDCCQNCCCGIDVWGIVLNVILQDAPFLTFRLLIIFQYKIINYMNVFFTCKNSLVIILQLYRLYVVNAEFWKSRRESRMAKSRQFQSRRRVQDADQNSIYMISNERGGDVKKKIKKAKDKDYAIQEASYSKKKKDKKDKKKRKHKDTGYSTASSQNLYSTKASGTEKDPRRKDKKGKKSKRICSSSPSDCDLANAKKQKRAKNADKNDKKKNRKIEVIEESNSSSSSSSSDSSNSTLPSYEVIDEKKAKARRRKQRGGSSSDSSSSESSSESSSSSSSSSS; this is translated from the exons ATGGCCAAGATAATATCCACGATAAAGGCCATCCTCACGAGGATCATCTTCAGTGCCCACAGTCTGCTGGCAATTTGGCAGGTGACGACGTTCAAGGACGACATCATCTACTGGACACTATGCGgacccctgctgctgctgctgctcgagggCATTTTCACCATCATGATCAAGAAGACGCAGGAGTGGCGCTG GTTCTGCCCCTCCGTGTTTCTATACCTGAGCAGCATTGTGCCCGCCATTTGGCTGTTGGAGCTGGACAAGATTGAGCGTCGCCTGCAGATAATCAATGCCTCGCTGACCAGCTCGAATGCCACCAGCCCGAATCCGAACAACTttagcagccccagcagcagcctcatCAGCGGccccagcggcagcagcaatagcagtGGCATGGATCCAGTGGCGGATCTGCTGGACGATGCGGGCATCAAGCTGCCCGTCATCAGTGCGGACACCTGGACCACCCTGATTGAGCAGTTCCTGATGCTCATTCTGATCGTTGGCCGCTGGCTGCTGCCCAAGGGAGACCTCACGCGGGATCAGCTGAGTCAGCTTCTACTGGTCTACATTGGCACGGCGGCGGACATCATTGAGTTTTTCGACTCCTATAAGGACGATTCCATTGCACGTATTGGCTTCCTGGTCTACCTGACGCTGGGCATCTGGTCCTGGAGTCTCATGCAGTTCACGATTGTGCTCTCGGCCACACGGGGAAGACGACCCCGGGGCAGTGGCTCGCACCAGAAAGAGGA ACACACGGACTGCTGTCAGaactgctgctgtggcatcGATGTGTGGGGCATTGTCCTCAATGTCATACTGCAGGACGCTCCGTTCCTCACCTTCCGCCTGCTGATCATCTTCCAGTACAAGATCATCAACTACATGAATGTCTTCTTTACAT GTAAAAACTCTCTGGTGATCATCCTGCAGCTGTATCGGCTGTACGTGGTCAACGCGGAATTCTGGAAGAGTCGTCGGGAGAGTCGGATGGCCAAGTCGCGCCAGTTCCAGTCGCGTCGTCGAGTCCAGGACGCAGATCAGAACAGCATCTATATGATATCCAATGAGCGTGGCGGCGATgttaaaaagaaaatcaaaaa GGCCAAAGACAAAGACTATGCCATACAGGAGGCCAGCtacagcaaaaagaaaaaggacaAAAAGGACAA GAAGAAGCGAAAACACAAGGACACGGGATACTCCACGGCCAGCTCACAGAATCTGTATTCCACGAAGGCCAGCGGCACCGAGAAGGATCCGCGACGCAAGGACAAAAAAGGCAAGAAGTCGAAGCgcatctgcagcagctccCCCAGCGACTGCGACCTGGCCAATGCCAAGAAGCAGAAGCGCGCCAAGAACGCCGACAAAAACGATAAGAA GAAAAACCGCAAGATCGAAGTCATTGAAGAGTCGAAcagctcgagcagcagcagcagctccgacTCGAGCAACTCGACGCTGCCCAGCTACGAGGTGATCGACGAGAAGAAGGCGAAGGCCCGAAGGCGCAAGCAGCGGGGCGGCAgtagcagcgacagcagctcCTCGGAAAGCAGCTCGgagagctcctcctcctcatcctcgtcctcatcgTGA
- the LOC4801075 gene encoding uncharacterized protein: MCVNNSCMLIVFGFVIILIGIAVPGLGQNETKQQTAVPSEDCGSTQRMVDECFKDLPPHLMEFLQNTKIVINKRDITTKCNIFNRGMRCFDAYSKRCLNDRKLETFKNNVEGARRFFYKFCGDVDFQRDYLRHKDCFAYIQLDWVSCTSEFESILSEEVHDGTRNASEKFMEFCCARYAYENCIYNSARYKCYKNSAEFARETAKMLSDEKHFRNCAILENICGQASRLARQWLGTQLTLLLILFVVRLLP; this comes from the exons ATGTGCGTAAACAACTCTTGTATGCTCAtagttttcggttttgttaTCATACTGATTGGAATTGCTGTTCCTGGCCTTGGCCAAAATGAGACCAAACAGCAGACGGCCGTTCCGAGCGAGGACTGTGGCAGCACGCAGAGAATGGTGGATGAGTGCTTCAAGGATTTGCCGCCTCATCTCATGGAGTTCCTGCAGAACACCAAAATTGTCATCAACAAGAGGGACATCACGACAAAGTGCAA CATTTTCAACCGCGGCATGCGCTGCTTTGATGCCTACTCGAAGCGCTGCCTGAACGACCGGAAGCTGGAAACCTTTAAGAACAATGTGGAAGGGGCCCGACgatttttctataaattttgCGGCGATGTGGATTTTCAGCGAG ATTACCTGAGGCACAAGGACTGCTTCGCCTACATCCAATTGGACTGGGTCAGCTGCACATCCGAATTCGAGAGCATCCTCAGTGAGGAGGTACACGATGGGACGCGAAATGCCAGTGAAAAATTCATGGAATTCTGTTG TGCCCGGTACGCCTACGAGAACTGCATCTACAATAGCGCTAGGTACAAGTGCTACAAGAACTCGGCGGAGTTTGCACGGGAGACGGCCAAAATGTTGTCCGACGAGAAGCACTTCAGGAACTGCGCCATACTCGAGAATATCTGCGGACAAGCCTCCCGGCTGGCCCGCCAATGGCTCGGCACTCAGCTGACCCTCCTCCTCATTCTCTTTGTGGTGCGACTCCTGCCGTAA
- the mRpL11 gene encoding 39S ribosomal protein L11, mitochondrial: MSKAAGKLKSLKKTVERVTHTSKLKTNIPAGMAAAGPPLGPMLGQRAINIAAFCKDFNTKTAEMIEGVPLPCRISVNSDRSYDLAIHHPPATFFLKQAAGIQRGTMTPGKEVAGMITLKHLYEIAAIKIQDPPNALLSMQQMCEMLISIARTCGIKVVRDLDPAAYGEFLEERKTIVEQQRRELQEKREAKMLRTG; the protein is encoded by the exons atgtcCAAAGCAGCCGGTAAACTAAAGTCCCTGAAGAAGACAGTCGAGCGGGTGACGCATACAAGCAAACTGAAGACCAACATACCCGCCGGCATGGCGGCGGCAGGTCCTCCACTCGGACCCATGCTGGGTCAG CGTGCCATCAACATAGCCGCATTCTGCAAGGACTTCAACACGAAGACAGCGGAAATGATTGAGGGCGTGCCTCTGCCCTGCCGCATATCTGTAAACAGCGATCGCAGCTACGACCTGGCCATACACCATCCGCCGGCGACTTTCTTTTTGAAGCAGGCGGCGGGGATTCAACGAGGAACTATGACGCCTGGCAAGGAAGTGGCCGGTATGATAACCCTTAAGCATTTGTACGAAATTGCAGCCATAAAGATCCAAGATCCGCCCAACGCCCTACTGTCCATGCAG CAAATGTGTGAGATGCTCATCAGCATTGCACGGACTTGTGGCATTAAGGTGGTCCGGGACTTGGACCCAGCGGCCTACGGCGAATTCCTGGAGGAGCGCAAGACCATTgtggagcagcagcgacgTGAGCTCCAAGAGAAGCGAGAGGCAAAAATGCTGCGCACGGGCTAG
- the BomT3 gene encoding glycine-rich RNA-binding protein GRP1A, producing the protein MGQATAFVVLALCALALTEAAVYIGGGCYDCNPPGGQGPGIYTGGGRGGGGAPNNYYNQGGGRGGGGGSGRPVYSGNFGPNGYSGGGGGRGGGGGYRNGGGSGGYDDGGLTQIIRYD; encoded by the exons ATGGGACAAGCGACGGCATTTGTGGTTCTCGCACTCTGTGCTTTGGCTCTGACCGAGGCAGCGGTGTACATTGGCGGCGGTTGCTATGACT GTAACCCCCCCGGCGGCCAGGGACCCGGTATCTATACAGGCGGCGGACGAGGAGGTGGCGGTGCACCCAACAACTACTATAATCAAGGAGGTGGccgtggaggtggaggcggcagTGGTCGTCCAGTTTACTCCGGAAACTTTGGTCCAAATGGATAtagcggcggtggcggcggtcGAGGAGGTGGTGGGGGCTATAGGAATGGAGGAGGCAGCGGCGGTTATGACGATGGTGGTCTGACGCAGATTATACGATATGAttaa